The genomic stretch ATGTATTATAGAAAAAATTATGTTTTTAATAAAAATCCTAAATTTATACCTCCTAAAAAAGATAAAAATAGACCAGCTTTTATAAATTATGCAATGAAAATGGCTTCGTTTGTAGATGTAGCAAGATCAGAAATTAATTATATAATACAACCTAAAAATCCTAATACTGGTGTTTTATTAAATAGAAAAAGAAGACTAAATGAACATAGAGCATGTGCTATGAGAGTTATGGTAAAAGCTATGATATATCATTTTAATATTACTTCAGATTTAGTTCAAGCTTCAGTAGAACAATTAGCTGATGAATGCAATTTATCTACTATATCTAAAGCAGGTAATAAATCTATTACTAGAGCTTCTAGATTAATAACAGAATTTATGGAACCTATGGGTTTTGTAAAATGTAAAAAAATTTGGGATAAGGTAATAGGAAATTATACTCCAAA from Buchnera aphidicola (Astegopteryx bambusae) encodes the following:
- the repA gene encoding plasmid replication initiator RepA, with translation MYYRKNYVFNKNPKFIPPKKDKNRPAFINYAMKMASFVDVARSEINYIIQPKNPNTGVLLNRKRRLNEHRACAMRVMVKAMIYHFNITSDLVQASVEQLADECNLSTISKAGNKSITRASRLITEFMEPMGFVKCKKIWDKVIGNYTPKMIMLTPLFFELIGISNKKLHNAKKQQLGWINKGLVKKGLKKITFVEAKRIGKEKRIRGILKYRHMKHIFYRKRIKAKKFFYMDEKIAKQKILRSLVARYSVMELTTLGAKGLKKQINIEYYYLRKLATCPIPKFY